From Xyrauchen texanus isolate HMW12.3.18 chromosome 9, RBS_HiC_50CHRs, whole genome shotgun sequence, the proteins below share one genomic window:
- the gata6 gene encoding transcription factor GATA-6: protein MDLGDNSWSMVKREVSSSSSPGSPAEQNYLNTDRRDQLRSPAHLDALGTRRTESRPLHSYVHFGHPNNALPSSDDITLFTDLDQGNKLIISGGHTREAHKGGLIVDPTDMYQTLALAAVQSQAGYNDSPSAGYMHSNPNSPVYVPTSRVGTMIPNLSYLQPSVSSQPSHAVSSHSVWSQSAPESPSYSTGSPHTSNRFHYSPSPPMNNGTSRDTSYTNPLNVNSRDQYISRPISGSYSSPYPSYVAPQLSQLQTAWPAGPFENSMLHSLQSRSAPLSIRGPNGDLLEDMMESRECVNCGSISTPLWRRDGTGHFLCNACGLYSKMNGLSRPLIKPQKRMSSSRRVGLSCANCQTSTTTLWRRNADGEPVCNACGLYTKLHGVPRPLAMKKEGIQTRKRKPKTLNKSKGTSGSSSVPMTPTSSSSSNSEECTKNSPSSTQVPVTSVNSSTLVGQVEVPGTTGSMVKYPGQESLYTNVGLTSTADVAASVRGDTWCPMALA, encoded by the exons ATGGACCTGGGTGATAACAGCTGGTCCATGGTCAAGCGCGAAGTGTCCAGCAGCAGCAGTCCAGGGTCTCCAGCTGAGCAGAACTACCTGAACACTGACCGGAGAGACCAGCTGAGATCACCGGCGCACCTGGACGCGTTGGGAACCCGTCGCACCGAGAGCAGGCCCCTACACTCCTACGTTCACTTTGGGCATCCCAACAACGCCCTGCCCAGTTCAGACGACATTACGCTCTTCACGGATTTAGACCAGGGCAACAAACTCATCATCTCAGGTGGACACACCAGGGAGGCGCATAAAGGAGGCCTTATTGTGGACCCTACTGACATGTATCAGACGCTGGCCCTCGCCGCGGTCCAGAGCCAGGCAGGTTATAACGACTCGCCATCGGCCGGTTACATGCACTCCAACCCTAATTCTCCCGTATACGTTCCGACTTCCCGAGTCGGGACGATGATACCGAATTTGTCATACCTACAACCCAGCGTGTCATCGCAACCGAGCCATGCGGTCAGCAGTCATTCGGTCTGGTCGCAATCCGCCCCGGAGAGCCCGTCCTACAGCACTGGAAGCCCACACACCTCCAACCGGTTCCACTACTCACCCAGTCCTCCTATGAATAACGGCACATCGAGGGATACTAGCTATACGAATCCTTTGAATGTGAACAGTCGAGACCAGTATATTTCACGACCAATAAGTGGATCTTATAGCAGCCCGTATCCTTCTTATGTTGCACCGCAGCTATCACAGTTACAGACGGCGTGGCCAGCAGGGCCCTTCGAGAACTCCATGCTTCATTCGCTGCAATCCAGAAGCGCACCACTGTCCATCAGAGGTCCGAACGGAG ATTTGCTGGAGGACATGATGGAGAGCCGCGAGTGTGTCAACTGCGGCTCCATTTCCACCCCGCTGTGGAGACGCGACGGCACGGGTCACTTTCTCTGTAACGCCTGCGGCCTGTACAGCAAAATGAATGGACTCAGCCGGCCATTAATTAAACCTCAGAAGCGTATG TCGTCTTCAAGGCGAGTAGGTCTGTCTTGCGCTAACTGTCAGACGAGCACTACAACACTGTGGCGCAGAAACGCGGACGGAGAGCCCGTGTGCAACGCCTGTGGACTTTACACAAAGTTACATGGG gTCCCTCGGCCCCTTGCCATGAAGAAAGAAGGTATTCAAACGAGGAAAAGAAAACCCAAAACCTTGAACAAATCAAAGGGAACATCTG GAAGTAGTTCTGTCCCCATGACTCCAACTTCCTCATCGTCTTCTAATTCAGAGGAGTGCACAAAAAACAGTCCTTCATCAACTCAGGTGCCTGTAACATCA GTCAACTCTTCAACGCTGGTGGGCCAAGTCGAGGTTCCAGGCACGACAGGCTCCATGGTGAAGTACCCCGGCCAGGAGAGTCTATATACGAATGTTGGTCTGACATCCACAGCTGACGTGGCAGCCTCCGTGAGAGGGGACACTTGGTGCCCTATGGCCTTGGCCTAA